One window from the genome of Cyclobacterium amurskyense encodes:
- a CDS encoding PIG-L family deacetylase has translation MTPKLTKRIYQVFISTCLFLLVLVFSYLPLHAQSSAEIYHGLLKLKETKRVLYVAAHPDDENTRLIAYLANEEMAEVAYLSLTRGDGGQNLIGKELGIELGMIRTQELLKARETDGGKQFFSRAIDFGYSRNPTETLNNWDRQKLLSDAVWVIRNFQPDIIITRFNTIPGITHGHHTTSAIIAGEAFKISGDPTVFPEQLSQVKPWSAKRIFWNAYNWGGVYEPKPDKQYYEFQVGKFNPILGMSYSQIAANSRTMHKSQGFGSTAAIGEGTDFIEFVDGQTFSESPFEDLKNRWTLLPNGKVISSKIDALIASFDFVKPANNIGKLIEIRKELNKVQGNLPWVNDKKSLINQLIMETIGWKALFLSDTELNYPSSSIQGKVILNQVTENPIKLVSFRVFDKTLDFDTNLANNKSVQKEIPFAIPSNHLNSQPYWLRNEPENNLYTVKDQAMIGKPYNAPTVEGILSFSLEGEHFELALPLQYRYNDPVNGEVIQPFKVVPEISVGVSQSNVFLLNNNPANLDAEVNFGKEIREGKLKIEGLKESEFSIVGQSIDEKNKTIRYQIQIRNSNGEEKSAHKVYFETPDGEIFQEDTKRILYPHIPNLTYFPEASFNLIRLNMKVSNQTIGYISGAGDDIPGILNNLGYSVERIEEAQLGADLSKYSTIITGIRAFNVNQGLASHTDALMEYVNNGGNLIVQYNTSSSLLSKEFGPYPLTLSRDRVTVENSPVKVLLENHPVLNQPNKISAKDFDGWVQERGLYFPGEWDSLYQTPLLMQDPGESASEGSLLVTNYGNGTYTYSGISWFRLLPAGVPGAIKLFVNLIEQGNEE, from the coding sequence ATGACACCTAAATTAACCAAGCGAATCTACCAAGTCTTTATAAGTACATGTTTGTTTTTACTGGTTCTGGTATTTTCCTATCTTCCCCTACATGCCCAAAGTAGTGCAGAAATCTACCATGGGCTTTTGAAACTTAAAGAAACCAAAAGGGTGCTTTATGTAGCAGCGCACCCTGACGATGAAAACACTAGATTAATAGCCTATTTGGCCAATGAAGAAATGGCTGAAGTCGCTTACCTTTCACTCACCAGAGGAGATGGAGGACAGAATCTTATAGGTAAAGAACTGGGCATTGAACTTGGGATGATACGAACCCAAGAATTATTAAAAGCGAGAGAAACTGATGGAGGAAAGCAGTTTTTTTCCAGGGCCATCGACTTTGGCTACAGTAGAAACCCTACCGAAACACTAAATAACTGGGATCGACAAAAACTATTGTCCGATGCGGTTTGGGTGATCCGTAATTTTCAGCCGGATATCATAATCACCAGATTCAATACCATACCTGGAATTACCCATGGCCACCATACTACTTCTGCTATTATAGCCGGTGAAGCCTTTAAAATATCCGGAGATCCCACTGTCTTTCCCGAGCAATTGTCTCAGGTAAAACCCTGGTCTGCAAAAAGGATCTTCTGGAATGCATATAATTGGGGCGGGGTGTACGAACCAAAACCTGATAAACAGTACTATGAATTCCAAGTTGGGAAGTTCAATCCAATACTAGGAATGAGCTATTCCCAAATAGCAGCCAATAGTCGTACAATGCATAAATCCCAAGGTTTTGGGTCTACTGCAGCAATAGGAGAAGGTACAGATTTTATTGAGTTTGTGGATGGACAGACTTTCAGTGAATCTCCTTTTGAGGATTTGAAGAATCGATGGACACTTTTGCCTAATGGTAAAGTGATAAGTAGTAAAATTGATGCCTTGATTGCAAGTTTTGATTTCGTAAAGCCAGCCAATAATATTGGTAAACTGATTGAAATCAGAAAAGAATTAAATAAAGTCCAAGGAAATTTACCTTGGGTCAATGATAAGAAATCACTTATCAATCAGTTGATTATGGAAACGATAGGCTGGAAGGCATTGTTTCTATCTGATACGGAACTGAATTACCCTTCATCCAGTATTCAAGGCAAAGTTATCCTTAACCAGGTTACTGAAAACCCCATTAAGTTAGTTTCCTTTAGGGTATTCGATAAAACCTTGGATTTTGACACAAATCTGGCCAACAATAAGTCTGTCCAGAAAGAAATCCCTTTTGCAATTCCTTCAAACCATTTGAACTCTCAACCTTATTGGCTTAGAAATGAACCTGAAAACAACTTGTATACCGTAAAGGATCAAGCCATGATCGGTAAACCATACAATGCACCTACTGTTGAAGGTATATTGTCATTTTCTTTAGAAGGAGAACATTTTGAATTGGCATTGCCCCTACAATACCGATACAACGATCCTGTCAATGGAGAAGTTATTCAGCCTTTTAAAGTAGTTCCTGAGATTTCTGTAGGTGTATCCCAAAGCAATGTCTTTTTGTTAAACAATAACCCGGCTAACTTGGATGCGGAAGTGAACTTCGGCAAAGAAATAAGGGAAGGGAAGCTAAAAATTGAAGGCCTAAAGGAAAGTGAGTTTTCTATTGTAGGTCAATCTATAGACGAGAAAAATAAAACGATTCGATACCAAATTCAAATTAGAAATTCCAATGGAGAGGAGAAATCAGCTCACAAGGTGTATTTTGAAACACCGGATGGTGAAATCTTTCAAGAGGATACCAAACGCATTTTGTACCCACATATTCCTAATCTCACCTATTTTCCTGAAGCCTCCTTTAACCTGATCAGGCTTAATATGAAAGTGAGCAATCAAACCATAGGATATATTTCTGGGGCTGGAGATGATATTCCCGGAATATTGAATAACCTTGGTTATTCTGTTGAGCGTATTGAAGAGGCACAGTTGGGAGCTGATTTATCAAAATATTCCACCATTATTACTGGGATTAGGGCTTTCAATGTAAACCAGGGATTGGCTTCTCATACCGATGCTTTGATGGAATATGTGAACAATGGCGGGAACCTTATAGTACAATACAATACAAGTTCATCCCTTCTTAGCAAAGAATTTGGCCCTTACCCATTGACTTTGTCCAGAGACAGGGTCACCGTTGAAAACTCCCCGGTAAAGGTTTTGCTTGAAAATCACCCAGTGCTTAATCAACCCAATAAAATCAGTGCAAAGGATTTTGATGGATGGGTACAGGAGAGAGGCTTGTATTTTCCTGGTGAATGGGATTCCCTTTATCAAACACCACTATTAATGCAGGACCCAGGTGAATCTGCCTCAGAAGGCAGTCTCCTGGTAACCAATTACGGTAATGGAACTTATACCTATTCAGGTATATCATGGTTTCGTTTACTACCTGCAGGTGTCCCAGGTGCGATCAAACTTTTTGTTAATTTAATTGAACAAGGAAATGAAGAATAG
- a CDS encoding phytanoyl-CoA dioxygenase family protein, whose amino-acid sequence MAVNKNHKDIPGNPSTAYSSKFTLNDRSNGLPLKVMSDSDWNFWKENGYVIIRQAVPKSMTSRLSNLLWEFEEKDPNDISTWYAKESKEMEMKELTNSGMVEIYNHQYLWNIRQHPKVYEAFSDIWGLEKLWVTIDRANLNLPSRPGFEFKGFIHWDYDPETNPQNVQGLVALNDQLDTAVGGFQCIPELYRTYATWKKSQPIDRDHFKPDISGFELTKVKLQEGDLLIFNSKLPHGIRPNLSENKVRMAQYISMMPAEEDNEEMRNWRISSWKNKIAPEGYAFPGDPRKWEQIKYPQAELSPLGKKLLGLTSW is encoded by the coding sequence ATGGCCGTTAATAAAAACCACAAAGACATTCCAGGCAATCCTTCGACCGCTTATTCGAGCAAATTTACATTGAACGATAGGTCCAATGGCTTACCTTTAAAAGTAATGTCAGACTCAGATTGGAACTTCTGGAAAGAAAATGGTTATGTGATCATTAGACAAGCAGTTCCAAAATCCATGACTTCAAGATTATCCAATTTGTTATGGGAATTTGAAGAGAAAGATCCCAATGATATTTCCACATGGTACGCTAAGGAATCCAAAGAAATGGAAATGAAGGAACTTACCAACAGTGGAATGGTGGAGATATACAACCACCAGTACCTGTGGAATATCCGACAGCATCCAAAAGTGTATGAAGCATTCTCAGATATTTGGGGCTTAGAAAAATTATGGGTGACCATTGACAGGGCAAACCTTAACCTTCCTTCAAGACCGGGTTTTGAATTTAAGGGGTTTATCCATTGGGATTATGATCCCGAGACAAATCCTCAAAATGTTCAGGGGCTTGTGGCATTAAATGACCAGCTTGACACAGCTGTTGGTGGATTTCAATGTATCCCTGAACTCTACCGAACCTATGCTACCTGGAAGAAAAGCCAACCAATAGACCGAGATCATTTTAAACCTGACATCAGTGGTTTTGAATTGACAAAAGTAAAATTACAGGAGGGAGATTTATTAATTTTCAATAGTAAACTTCCTCATGGTATACGACCAAACCTCAGCGAAAACAAAGTCCGTATGGCTCAATATATATCCATGATGCCGGCTGAAGAAGACAATGAGGAAATGAGAAACTGGAGGATATCATCCTGGAAAAATAAAATTGCTCCCGAAGGCTATGCTTTTCCCGGAGACCCAAGAAAATGGGAACAAATAAAATACCCACAGGCTGAACTCAGTCCTCTGGGAAAAAAACTTTTGGGACTTACTTCTTGGTAA
- a CDS encoding DUF5916 domain-containing protein → MRKSIVLLLVTLLAIPGMAQKINEDYRLNIKRASSPVLIDGIVDEQAWADADVAKDFFMILPMDTSYADVKTEVMMTYDDKQIYLLVINHHGEEGPYYVESLRRDFAFGKNDNFLLFMDPFDDQTNGFSFGANAAGAQWDGIMYGGGSVDLSWDNKWVSKVQNYPDKWVFEAAIPFKSIRYKKGIKEWGINFSRKDLKSTEKSSWAPVPRQFPSASLAYTGTLVWDEAPPEAGMNVSVIPYVMGGMVKDNDRELPSDYQNRVGVDAKIAVSSSLNLDLTVNPDFSQVEVDRQITNLDRFELFYPERRQFFLENGDLFASFGYETIRPFFSRRIGLNAPIQFGARLSGKINKDWRIGAMNMQTGKVNETNTPAQNFTVLAGQRRVGQRSNIGVIFVNRTNVGSMPLDGDNPGDPISSYNRNAGFEYNLASSNGKWAGKAFVLKSFSPLKENESMVHAANIRYLGGNLIWEWKHEYVAPNYLAEVGYVPRNGYYRINPNASYLFFPKSRLILNHGPTINTSLFYDMEMEQTDNITEFSYGLKFRSQSILTAKYAYNHIILQRPFDPTNYSQFTLDAFTEHQWNSFGLEYISKPQSLFTYTLSSQYGGYFAEGERFNLNGEVGYRFQPYVGLSITGNYNQIDLPEPWGNNKFWLVGPRVDVTFTNTLFFTAFGQYNEQINNINLNTRFQWRFKPASDLYLVYTDNYLPAPFYVKNRTLALKFTYWWTL, encoded by the coding sequence ATGCGGAAAAGTATAGTTTTATTATTAGTGACCCTTCTCGCCATTCCTGGAATGGCTCAAAAGATCAATGAAGATTACAGGTTAAATATAAAGAGAGCCAGTTCTCCAGTTTTGATTGATGGTATTGTGGATGAGCAGGCTTGGGCTGATGCCGATGTAGCCAAAGATTTCTTTATGATTCTTCCTATGGACACCAGCTATGCTGATGTGAAGACGGAAGTGATGATGACTTATGATGATAAACAAATTTATCTTTTGGTAATCAATCATCATGGGGAAGAAGGTCCCTATTATGTAGAATCTTTGCGACGTGACTTTGCATTCGGTAAGAATGATAATTTTCTACTTTTCATGGATCCCTTTGATGACCAAACCAATGGTTTTTCTTTTGGTGCCAATGCAGCCGGTGCCCAATGGGATGGAATTATGTACGGCGGAGGAAGTGTGGATTTAAGTTGGGACAACAAATGGGTTTCCAAGGTTCAGAATTATCCAGACAAATGGGTTTTTGAGGCAGCCATTCCGTTTAAGTCTATAAGATATAAAAAAGGAATCAAGGAATGGGGCATTAACTTTAGCCGTAAAGACCTAAAGTCAACAGAGAAATCATCTTGGGCACCTGTTCCCCGACAATTTCCTTCAGCTTCATTGGCTTATACTGGTACCTTGGTTTGGGATGAAGCTCCACCAGAGGCAGGAATGAATGTTTCTGTAATTCCCTATGTGATGGGAGGTATGGTAAAAGACAATGACAGGGAGTTGCCTTCAGATTACCAAAACAGGGTAGGTGTGGATGCTAAAATAGCCGTTAGCTCCTCTTTGAATCTTGATTTGACTGTTAATCCAGACTTTTCCCAAGTAGAAGTTGATAGGCAGATTACCAATCTAGACCGCTTTGAATTGTTCTATCCTGAAAGACGACAGTTTTTCCTGGAAAATGGTGACCTCTTTGCAAGTTTTGGATACGAAACCATTCGTCCTTTCTTTTCAAGAAGAATCGGATTGAATGCCCCCATACAATTTGGTGCAAGATTGAGTGGTAAAATCAATAAAGATTGGCGAATTGGCGCCATGAATATGCAGACTGGAAAAGTAAATGAAACCAATACTCCTGCACAAAATTTCACCGTTTTAGCCGGACAAAGAAGGGTAGGTCAAAGGTCAAATATCGGAGTGATTTTTGTTAATAGAACAAATGTTGGTTCAATGCCTTTAGATGGAGATAACCCTGGAGACCCGATTTCTAGCTATAACAGAAACGCAGGTTTTGAATACAATTTGGCTTCTTCCAATGGAAAATGGGCAGGTAAAGCTTTTGTTCTTAAATCCTTTAGTCCTTTAAAAGAAAATGAAAGCATGGTCCATGCGGCCAATATCAGGTACTTGGGTGGTAATTTGATTTGGGAATGGAAACATGAGTATGTTGCCCCAAATTACTTGGCAGAAGTAGGTTATGTGCCTAGAAATGGCTATTACAGAATTAACCCTAATGCTTCTTATTTGTTTTTCCCTAAGAGTAGACTGATCCTGAACCATGGGCCTACGATCAACACTTCCTTATTTTACGATATGGAAATGGAACAAACTGATAATATCACTGAATTTTCCTATGGCTTGAAGTTTAGAAGTCAAAGTATTTTGACGGCAAAATATGCTTACAACCATATTATACTACAAAGGCCTTTTGACCCTACCAATTACAGCCAGTTTACCCTTGATGCATTTACTGAACATCAGTGGAACTCCTTTGGACTAGAATACATTTCCAAACCTCAAAGTTTATTTACCTACACGCTTTCTTCTCAATATGGAGGGTATTTTGCTGAAGGCGAACGTTTCAATCTGAATGGTGAGGTAGGTTATCGCTTCCAACCTTACGTTGGATTATCTATTACAGGTAATTACAATCAAATCGATTTACCTGAGCCTTGGGGAAATAATAAATTCTGGCTTGTTGGGCCTAGAGTTGATGTAACATTTACCAATACGCTGTTCTTTACTGCCTTTGGCCAGTACAATGAGCAAATAAACAATATTAACCTAAATACCAGGTTCCAATGGAGGTTTAAACCAGCCTCTGACCTTTATTTGGTCTATACAGACAATTATTTACCAGCACCATTCTATGTGAAAAACAGAACATTGGCACTAAAATTCACCTATTGGTGGACTTTATAA
- a CDS encoding Gfo/Idh/MocA family protein: MNIAMLGSGFIARFYADTLHAQRRLDRIINVYSRNADNAERFAQDYGLDCFSTSMEETINSEKVDVVIISLPNHLHEEAVMACAEAGKAVLCTKPLGRTAAEAKRMLDAVESAGIFAGYLEDLCYTPKFLKSVESVNAGSLGKILWTKSREAHPGPHSDWFWDKEQSGGGAIIDLGCHCVEIGRNFIGKSVRPVEVMCWADTQVHPIDAEDHAIALVKYENGAIGQFEVSWTFRGGMDLRDEVMGTEGTIWLNSFLRTGFDMFTTGKGAKYVAEKAESDSGWLFPVGDEAHELGYPHMFTDMFDAMDKGKEPRETFYDGYIVNAILDAAFLSAESKLWEPIKIDDWRGDNISEKETNYISHDAEYYLIKKETLPNGDEKLILKSKATGKVIQKTTRN; the protein is encoded by the coding sequence ATGAATATTGCTATGCTTGGTTCAGGCTTCATCGCCCGTTTTTATGCAGATACATTACATGCCCAACGCAGATTGGACAGAATAATTAACGTTTATTCCAGGAATGCTGATAATGCAGAAAGATTTGCTCAGGACTATGGGCTGGATTGCTTTAGTACGTCCATGGAGGAAACAATCAACAGCGAAAAGGTGGATGTAGTGATTATTTCCTTGCCCAATCATTTACATGAAGAAGCTGTTATGGCTTGTGCGGAAGCCGGAAAAGCTGTGCTATGTACCAAGCCATTAGGGAGAACAGCAGCAGAAGCCAAAAGAATGCTTGATGCTGTAGAGAGTGCAGGCATTTTTGCCGGCTATTTGGAAGACCTTTGTTATACTCCGAAATTTTTAAAGTCTGTCGAAAGTGTCAATGCAGGAAGTCTAGGTAAAATTTTATGGACCAAGTCCAGGGAGGCGCATCCTGGTCCGCACAGTGATTGGTTTTGGGACAAGGAGCAGTCCGGAGGAGGAGCCATTATTGACCTTGGCTGTCATTGTGTAGAGATTGGGAGAAATTTTATAGGCAAATCCGTTCGTCCTGTGGAAGTAATGTGTTGGGCGGATACCCAAGTTCATCCCATAGATGCTGAAGATCATGCCATTGCTTTGGTGAAATATGAAAATGGAGCCATAGGGCAATTTGAGGTGAGTTGGACCTTTAGGGGAGGGATGGATTTAAGAGATGAAGTAATGGGTACAGAAGGAACGATTTGGTTGAATAGCTTTCTTCGGACTGGTTTTGATATGTTTACTACAGGAAAAGGAGCAAAATATGTAGCAGAAAAAGCAGAGTCAGATTCAGGCTGGTTGTTCCCAGTAGGTGATGAAGCCCATGAATTGGGTTATCCACATATGTTTACGGATATGTTTGATGCCATGGACAAAGGCAAGGAGCCCAGAGAGACTTTTTACGATGGATACATTGTCAACGCAATTTTGGATGCGGCCTTTTTATCAGCCGAAAGTAAATTATGGGAACCAATAAAAATCGATGATTGGAGGGGGGACAATATCAGCGAAAAAGAAACAAATTACATTAGTCATGATGCTGAATACTATCTTATAAAGAAAGAGACCTTACCCAACGGGGATGAAAAGCTAATTTTGAAAAGCAAGGCAACTGGTAAGGTGATTCAAAAAACAACAAGGAACTAA
- the lhgO gene encoding L-2-hydroxyglutarate oxidase: MLYDITIIGGGIVGLATGLKIKTQRPELKVVVLEKEAEVASHQTGNNSGVIHSGLYYAPGSLKAKNCINGYHQLVQFCEENEIPFEITGKVVVATKEDQLPQLNRLLERGLQNGLEGVRSISMEELKELEPYCQGLGALHVPQTGIVDYKRVALAYEKNFKALGGVVLPKHKVLNIKDLNNTITINTSSEEISTKIVINCAGLYADKVAGMLEKDPLPIRIIPFRGEYFKIKKEREYLVKNLIYPVPDPNFPFLGVHFTRMKKGGVEAGPNAVLAFKKEGYKKTDFDLKEFMDAVTWPGLQKVAGKYWKTGLGEYKRSFFKAAFTTALQELIPDITSSDLVSGGAGVRAQACDKDGGLLDDFAIQETAKAVHVINAPSPAATSALSIADKISEIALQKV; the protein is encoded by the coding sequence ATGCTTTACGATATTACAATTATTGGAGGTGGAATCGTTGGATTGGCCACTGGGTTAAAGATAAAAACACAAAGACCAGAACTAAAGGTGGTTGTTTTGGAAAAGGAAGCCGAAGTGGCCAGCCACCAAACGGGAAATAATAGTGGGGTCATCCACTCTGGATTGTATTATGCACCCGGAAGTCTCAAAGCTAAAAATTGTATCAATGGTTACCATCAATTGGTGCAATTCTGTGAAGAAAACGAAATACCTTTTGAAATAACAGGAAAGGTGGTTGTCGCTACCAAAGAGGATCAACTTCCACAACTTAATCGATTACTTGAAAGAGGTTTACAAAATGGGCTTGAAGGTGTTCGATCCATAAGCATGGAAGAGCTTAAGGAACTTGAGCCCTACTGCCAAGGTCTCGGCGCATTGCATGTTCCCCAAACCGGAATTGTTGATTATAAGCGAGTTGCTTTGGCCTATGAAAAAAACTTTAAAGCTCTTGGAGGAGTAGTTTTGCCCAAACATAAGGTATTGAATATTAAAGATTTAAACAATACCATCACCATTAACACTTCAAGCGAGGAAATCAGCACTAAAATCGTAATCAATTGTGCTGGACTGTATGCAGACAAGGTAGCAGGCATGCTTGAAAAGGACCCTCTACCAATAAGGATAATCCCCTTCAGAGGAGAATATTTTAAGATCAAAAAAGAAAGAGAATACCTGGTTAAGAATTTAATATATCCAGTTCCCGACCCTAACTTCCCCTTCCTGGGCGTCCACTTTACCAGGATGAAAAAGGGAGGTGTGGAAGCTGGTCCAAATGCTGTATTGGCATTTAAAAAAGAGGGCTACAAAAAAACTGATTTTGACCTCAAAGAGTTTATGGATGCCGTTACTTGGCCAGGCTTACAGAAAGTGGCAGGTAAATATTGGAAAACAGGATTAGGAGAATACAAAAGGTCCTTTTTTAAGGCAGCCTTCACTACTGCTTTGCAAGAATTAATTCCAGACATTACTTCCTCAGACCTAGTATCGGGTGGTGCAGGTGTTCGGGCCCAAGCATGTGATAAAGATGGAGGATTATTGGATGACTTTGCAATCCAGGAAACAGCTAAAGCGGTGCATGTAATCAATGCTCCATCTCCAGCAGCCACAAGTGCACTTTCCATAGCGGATAAAATCAGCGAGATTGCCTTACAAAAAGTATAA
- a CDS encoding BaiN/RdsA family NAD(P)/FAD-dependent oxidoreductase, with amino-acid sequence MRKLQVGIIGGGASGFFAAIQAAKNGAEVFLFEKSNKVLSKVLISGGGRCNVTNGTSSPSEFLKGYPRGNKFMKKVFKSFNPKDTMSWFEGRGVPLKMEQDGRVFPVSDKSTSIANVLQKEAHSFGVKVLYQSGIQEVKQVDGKFFLKSADNNWSVDRLIICTGGKPKKEGYTLVEQLGHSIQPPIPSLFTFNSPSSQIIELKGLSVPNGHIRFEGSQLQYSGPILITHWGISGPAVLKLSAYGAKWLHEKEYEAVALIKWQADFTEEGLRTELLAYKKEHPLKKISRNPLYGLPARLWEFLTDKAEIEHELRWEAVNKKKINKLIEKLFKFSLIVSGKTIFKEEFVTAGGVELNEIDANTMESKLVKGLYFAGEVIDVDGITGGYNFQAAWSTGFLAGNASTN; translated from the coding sequence GTGAGAAAATTACAGGTTGGAATAATAGGAGGAGGTGCCTCTGGTTTTTTTGCTGCAATTCAGGCAGCTAAAAATGGTGCAGAAGTTTTTTTATTTGAGAAAAGTAATAAAGTACTGTCTAAAGTATTGATTTCAGGGGGAGGAAGGTGCAATGTTACCAATGGCACCAGCTCTCCTTCTGAGTTTCTGAAAGGTTACCCCAGAGGCAATAAGTTCATGAAAAAAGTGTTCAAAAGCTTTAATCCTAAAGATACTATGTCCTGGTTTGAAGGTAGAGGTGTTCCTTTAAAAATGGAGCAAGATGGTCGTGTGTTTCCTGTAAGTGACAAGTCTACCAGTATCGCCAATGTTTTACAAAAGGAGGCTCATTCTTTTGGAGTTAAAGTGCTCTACCAATCTGGAATACAAGAAGTAAAACAGGTTGATGGGAAGTTTTTTCTTAAGAGTGCTGATAACAATTGGTCAGTAGATAGATTGATTATCTGTACAGGAGGAAAACCTAAAAAAGAAGGGTACACCTTGGTAGAACAACTTGGTCACAGTATTCAGCCACCTATACCTTCTCTTTTTACTTTCAATTCTCCCTCTTCTCAAATAATAGAACTCAAAGGTTTAAGTGTTCCAAATGGGCACATTCGTTTTGAAGGAAGTCAGCTACAATATTCAGGTCCTATATTGATTACGCATTGGGGTATTAGTGGTCCTGCTGTTTTAAAATTATCCGCTTACGGTGCAAAATGGTTACATGAAAAGGAGTATGAAGCTGTAGCATTAATAAAATGGCAAGCCGATTTCACGGAAGAAGGATTAAGGACTGAATTGCTGGCTTATAAAAAAGAACACCCACTTAAGAAAATTTCTCGAAACCCGCTTTATGGTTTGCCCGCTAGACTATGGGAATTTTTGACAGATAAAGCTGAAATCGAACATGAATTAAGATGGGAGGCTGTTAATAAGAAAAAAATTAATAAATTAATCGAAAAATTATTTAAATTTTCCTTAATAGTCTCAGGAAAAACTATCTTTAAGGAAGAATTTGTAACTGCTGGTGGAGTAGAATTAAATGAGATTGATGCCAACACCATGGAGAGCAAATTGGTTAAGGGGCTTTATTTTGCAGGAGAGGTTATTGATGTAGATGGAATAACAGGAGGATACAATTTCCAGGCAGCTTGGAGTACAGGTTTTTTGGCCGGAAATGCTTCAACTAATTGA
- a CDS encoding helicase HerA-like domain-containing protein translates to MEHSDKFKEHINLGYTFKKDSFIIGTGMLEKEALTGAQVKIPLKTLNRHGLIAGATGTGKTKTLQVIAEQLSLKGIPSVLMDLKGDLTGLACPGTNNEHIEKRSASIGIPYEATGLPVELMSISQEKGVKLKATVSEFGPVLMAQILDLNDTQSGILSLVFRYCDMKHLPLLDLMDLRSILKYVINEGKAEITKEFGAVSSSSVNTILRKIIELEQQGAENFYGERSFEVEDFVRQESGRGVISIIRLTDIQNRPKLFSTFMLSLLSEIYETFPEQGDQDVPKLCLFIDEAHLVFSNASKDLLEKIEAIVKLIRSKGVGIFFCTQSPTDVPDEILGQLGLKVQHSLRAFTAKDRKAIKKAAENYPISPFYDTSEVLTAMGIGEALITVLNEKGIPTPLVHTLLRAPVSRMGILSPEEIDLQVGKSNLTKKYNEPINRESAFEILEEKINNAAPEKEEMEASSKSQRKASAAKDVGFFESLSKNTMVRQLGRTFFRELTRGIMGSLTNKKR, encoded by the coding sequence ATGGAACATTCAGATAAGTTCAAAGAGCATATAAACCTTGGCTATACCTTTAAAAAGGATTCCTTTATCATAGGTACAGGTATGCTTGAAAAAGAAGCCCTTACTGGGGCTCAGGTAAAAATTCCTTTAAAAACTCTTAATAGGCATGGGCTGATTGCTGGTGCCACAGGGACGGGTAAAACCAAAACCCTTCAGGTCATTGCAGAGCAACTTTCATTGAAAGGCATACCATCAGTTCTAATGGACCTTAAAGGTGATCTGACTGGACTTGCTTGTCCAGGAACCAATAATGAACACATTGAAAAAAGGTCTGCGAGTATTGGTATTCCATATGAAGCTACAGGCCTGCCCGTGGAATTAATGTCTATCAGTCAGGAGAAAGGCGTCAAACTAAAAGCCACCGTTTCCGAATTTGGACCTGTATTGATGGCACAAATTTTAGACTTAAATGATACGCAGTCTGGGATCTTGTCTTTGGTTTTTAGGTATTGCGATATGAAACATCTTCCTTTATTGGACTTGATGGACCTTAGGAGTATTCTGAAATATGTCATTAACGAAGGTAAAGCCGAAATAACTAAGGAGTTTGGGGCTGTTTCCTCAAGTTCCGTCAATACCATTCTCCGTAAGATTATTGAGCTAGAACAGCAAGGAGCGGAAAATTTTTATGGTGAACGCTCTTTTGAGGTTGAAGATTTTGTTAGGCAAGAATCCGGTAGAGGAGTAATATCTATTATTAGACTTACAGATATTCAGAACCGGCCCAAGCTTTTCAGTACTTTTATGCTGAGTCTGCTGTCTGAAATCTATGAAACATTTCCTGAACAAGGTGATCAGGATGTTCCTAAGCTTTGTCTTTTCATCGATGAAGCACATTTGGTTTTTTCAAATGCCAGCAAGGACCTTTTAGAAAAAATTGAGGCAATCGTTAAACTTATACGGTCTAAAGGTGTAGGTATCTTTTTCTGTACCCAAAGTCCAACAGATGTGCCCGATGAGATTTTGGGGCAATTGGGTTTAAAAGTTCAACATTCTTTGCGTGCCTTTACGGCCAAGGACCGAAAAGCCATTAAAAAAGCGGCTGAAAATTATCCAATATCACCATTTTATGATACCTCAGAAGTTTTGACAGCCATGGGTATAGGTGAGGCATTGATAACCGTATTGAATGAAAAAGGTATCCCAACCCCTCTTGTTCATACGCTTTTAAGAGCGCCGGTTTCCAGAATGGGTATTTTAAGTCCTGAAGAAATTGACTTACAGGTAGGAAAGTCCAATTTGACAAAAAAATACAATGAACCTATCAATAGAGAAAGTGCTTTTGAAATTTTAGAAGAAAAAATCAACAATGCGGCTCCTGAAAAGGAAGAAATGGAGGCCTCTTCTAAAAGTCAAAGGAAAGCTTCGGCTGCTAAAGATGTTGGATTTTTTGAATCGTTGAGTAAGAATACCATGGTACGACAACTAGGAAGAACATTTTTCAGGGAATTGACCAGAGGAATTATGGGTTCATTGACCAATAAAAAAAGATAA